In one Misgurnus anguillicaudatus chromosome 1, ASM2758022v2, whole genome shotgun sequence genomic region, the following are encoded:
- the LOC129431895 gene encoding C-type mannose receptor 2-like gives MAQTLYFSVLLIALCSLSECIQRRYHHINMTMNWTEAQKYCRENYTDLATVNNINDMKQLMKSVNYSLTIYVFIGLKRSSVYKWKWSRGDPVNYTNWYNGDSNGPGQCVYMRDGSWHHTDWNMKMRFICYNGDKGFIIDDSSVSWRVAQIFCRQHHTDLISVRNQTENQEIQKIMKDKNISEVWIGLFSDSWEWSDESESGFRYWKSEQPNNVGGSEYCTAVSVTEQSQWHDVGCSESYTFVCHEDNLILINESLSWSEALRYCRENHVDLVSVDSEKIQFMVTKVIHQSSTDAVWMGLRHSCAVGLWFWVNGEMVCYQNWAPGNETAVNDCDREVKSGAIQSGDHHLWISLPQSHKLNFICIKK, from the exons ATGGCTCAAACTTTATATTTCAGCGTTCTTCTCATCG CTCTCTGTTCATTATCTGAATGCATTCAGCGCCGCTATCACCACATAAACATGACGATGAACTGGACTGAAGCTCAGAAATACTGCAGAGAAAACTACACAGATCTGGCCACAGTCAACAACATCAATGACATGAAACAACTGATGAAGAGTGTGAATTACAGTCTGACTATATATGTCTTCATTGGACTGAAGAGATCAAGTGTTTATAAATGGAAGTGGTCTCGGGGTGATCCCGTGAATTATACAAACTGGTATAATGGAGACTCAAATGGTCCAGGTCAGTGTGTTTATATGAGAGATGGATCATGGCATCATACGGACTGGAATATGAAGATGAGATTCATCTGCTACAATGGTGA TAAAGGATTCATCATTGATGATTCTTCAGTATCATGGAGAGTCGCTCAGATCTTCTGCAGACAGCATCATACTGATCTGATCAGTGTGAGGAATCAGACTGAGAATCAAGAGATTCAGAAGATCATGAAGGACAAAAACATATCTGAAGTCTGGATTGGTCTGTTCAGTGACTCATGGGAGTGGTCAGATGAAAGTGAATCTGGATTCAGATATTGGAAGTCTGAGCAACCTAATAATGTTGGTGGTTCTGAGTATTGTACAGCAGTCAGTGTGACAGAACAGAGTCAATGGCATGATGTGGGTTGCAGTGAGTCTTATACCTTTGTGTGTCATGAAG ATAATCTGATATTGATCAATGAGAGTCTGAGCTGGTCTGAAGCTCTGAGATACTGCAGAGAGAATCATGTGGATCTGGTTTCAGTTGATTCAGAGAAGATTCAGTTCATGGTGACTAAAGTGATTCATCAGTCCTCTACTGACGCTGTGTGGATGGGGTTACGTCACTCCTGTGCTGTTGGTCTTTGGTTCTGGGTGAATGGAGAGATGGTCTGCTATCAGAATTGGGCTCCAGGGAACGAAACAGCAGTGAACGACTGTGACCGtgaagtgaaatctggagcaaTTCAGTCTGGAGATCATCATCTCTGGATCAGCCTTCCTCAATCTCACAAACTCAACTTCATCTgcatcaaaaaataa
- the LOC129432128 gene encoding macrophage mannose receptor 1-like, with translation MTQTLYFSVLLIALCSLSECIQRRYHHINMMMNWTEALRYCREKYTDLGTVNNINDMNQLMKSVDNSLLLSTYYVYVWIGLKRSSKDSWMWADESDSTFTHWRSGEPNNGEPESCTVTIVNKQGEWNDVKCYESYTFVCHEDKLILINESLSWSEALRYCRENHVDLVSVDSEEIQRWVTDVIHQSSTDAVWMGLRHSCAVGLWFWVNGEMVCYQNWAPGNETAVDDCDHEVKSGAVQSGDHRWITLPESQQLNFICIRK, from the exons ATGACTCAAACTTTATATTTCAGCGTTCTTCTCATCG CTCTCTGTTCATTATCTGAATGCATTCAGCGCCGCTATCATCACATAAACATGATGATGAACTGGACTGAAGCTCTGAGATACTGCAGAGAAAAATACACAGATCTGGGCACAGTCAACAACATCAATGACATGAATCAACTGATGAAGAGTGTGGATAACAGCCTGCTTTTGAGCACTTATTATGTGTATGTCTGGATTGGACTGAAGAGATCAAGTAAAGACTCGTGGATGTGGGCAGATGAGAGCGACTCTACATTCACACACTGGAGGTCTGGTGAACCTAATAATGGTGAACCTGAAAGTTGTACAGTAACCATTGTGAACAAGCAGGGAGAATGGAATGATGTAAAGTGCTATGAGTCTTATACCTTTGTGTGTCATGAAG ATAAACTGATATTGATCAATGAGAGTCTGAGCTGGTCTGAAGCTCTGAGATACTGCAGAGAGAATCATGTTGATCTGGTTTCAGTTGATTCAGAGGAGATTCAGCGCTGGGTGACAGACGTGATTCATCAGTCCTCTACTGACGCTGTGTGGATGGGGTTACGTCACTCCTGTGCTGTTGGTCTTTGGTTCTGGGTGAATGGAGAGATGGTCTGCTATCAGAATTGGGCTCCAGGGAACGAAACAGCAGTGGACGACTGTGACCAtgaagtgaaatctggagcagTTCAGTCTGGAGATCATCGCTGGATCACTCTTCCTGAATCTCAACAACTCAACTTCATCTGCATCAGAAAATAA
- the LOC129431814 gene encoding snaclec purpureotin subunit beta-like has translation MSQTLYFSVLLIALCSLSECIQRRYHYIKVTKTWTEAQKYCREKYRDLATVKNINDMNQLIMSVDNSLLRSTQEVYVWIGLKRSSKDSLEWSSDNLILIQMNLSWSEALRYCRENHVDLVSVDSEEIQFMVAKVIHRSSTDAVWMGLHHYCQMNLWIWIRGEVVCYQNWAPGNETAVDDCDREVKSGAVQSGGDHLWISLPQSHKLNFICSRK, from the exons ATGTCTCAAACTTTATATTTCAGCGTTCTTCTCATCG CTCTCTGTTCATTATCTGAATGCATTCAGCGCCGCTATCACTACATAAAAGTTACAAAGACCTGGACTGAAGCTCAgaaatactgcagagagaaaTACAGAGATCTGGCCACAGTCAAAAACATCAATGACATGAATCAACTGATCATGAGTGTGGATAACAGTCTGCTGAGGAGCACTCAAGAAGTGTATGTCTGGATTGGACTGAAGAGATCAAGTAAAGACTCATTGGAGTGGTC ttcAGATAATCTGATATTGATCCAGATGAATCTGAGCTGGTCTGAAGCTCTGAGATACTGCAGAGAGAATCATGTTGATCTGGTTTCAGTTGATTCAGAGGAGATTCAGTTCATGGTGGCTAAAGTGATTCATCGGTCCTCTACTGACGCTGTGTGGATGGGGTTACACCATTACTGTCAAATGAATCTCTGGATCTGGATACGAGGAGAGGTCGTGTGCTATCAGAATTGGGCTCCAGGGAATGAAACAGCAGTGGACGACTGTGACCGtgaagtgaaatctggagcagTTCAGTCTGGAGGAGATCATCTCTGGATCAGCCTTCCTCAATCTCACAAACTCAACTTCATCTGcagcagaaaataa